The sequence below is a genomic window from Halosolutus gelatinilyticus.
TGACGCTGTTTATCATGTCCGTCACGATCGGGACGGTGAACTTCCTCACGACGATTCACCGATCGCGCGCGGAGGGACTGGGCCTGTGGAACCTCCCGCTGTTCACGTGGTCGATCCTGTTGACGGTCTGGATGATGCTGTTCGCGTTCGCGGCGCTGCTCGCCGCGCTGTTGTTGCTGTCGAGCGATCGCATCATGCTGACGCAGTACTTCTCGACCGAGCAGGGATCGAGCCTGCTGTGGGCGCACCTGTTCTGGTTCTTCGGGCACCCGGAGGTGTACATCGTCTTCTTCCCGGCGCTGGGAATCATGTTCGAGACGTTCCAGACGTTCACCGGGCGCCGGCTCGTCGGTCGGAAGTGGGTCATCATCGCGATGGTGCTCGTGGCGGTCCAGTCGTTCCTGGTCTGGATGCACCACATGTTCCTGACGACGATCAACCTGGAGATCAAGACGCTGTTCATGGCGACGACGATCGGCATCTCGCTGCCGTTTGACCTGATGGTCTTCGCGCTGATCTACACCATGGTCAAGGGCCGGGTCCGGTTCACGACGCCGTTTCTCTTCAGCCTCGGCGCGCTCGTGCTGTTCATTCTGGGTGGCATCACCGGGGTCTTCCTCGGCGCGGTCGTGCTCGACTACGAGTTCCGCGGCACCTACTGGGTCGTCGCCCACTTCCACTACGTGATGGTCTCGGGTGCGACGGCCCTGTTCGGCGGGCTCTACTACTGGTGGCCGAAGATCTCCGGAAAGATGTACTCGGAAGCCCTGGGGAAACTCAACTTCGCGGTATACTTCGTCGGCTTCAATCTGCTGTACTTCCCGATGTTCCTCGCCTGGGAGACGCCGCGGCGCGTCTTCCATTACCCCGGATCGACCCAGCCGTATCACCAACTCGCGACGGTCGGCGCCTTCATCTTCGGCGCGTCGTTTCTGATCATGTTCGCGACGTTCGTCCACAGCTGGATCCGGGGTCCCGACGCACCCGACAACCCCTGGCAGTTCTCGCGCACCGCCGAGTGGGCGACCGCCTCCCCGCCGCCGCTCGAGAACTGGCCCGATCGGCCGAGCTACACGAGCGGTCACCTCGAGTTCGTCGACGATACGGCCACCGACGGAGGGGTGGACGGGGCGACGGCGAACGGCGGCGCGATGGCCGAGGACGTCCACCGGACCGCGGTCGCCACGGATCACGCCGACCACGCCAGCGTCTGGCCGTTCATGATCGGGGTCGGGATGTTCGTCACCTTCCTCGGCCTGTCCGGACTGACGCCGTACGTCGCGGAGTTCGCGATGGCGCGCGGACTCGAGGTGGCCCAGCCCGGAACGGCCGAGATCCGCTACCCGCTGCTCACCCTCGCGGGCGTCGCGGTCCTCGGCTATGCCCTCTTCGAGTTCGGACGCGAGCGGTTCCGCGCGCCCGAGCTGGCGATCGCCGAGCGCTGGCCGTTCGACGGGGTCGGCACCACGAAACTCGGGGTCTGGTTTTTCCTGGCCTCCGACGTGGTCGTCTTCGGCGCCGTCATCGGTGCGTACGTTTTCCTTCGGATCCACATCGGCTGGAACGAGTGGGGACCGGTTCCGCCGTCGACGCTGGCCGGGCTGTTCAACACGTACGTCCTGTTAACCTCGAGTTTCACGGTCGTCCTCGCGCTCGTGATGGCCGAACGCGGCAACAGAAGCGGGCTCGTGGCGTCGATCGGGGCGACGCTGCTGCTCGGACTCACCTTCCTCGGCGTGAAATCGTGGGAGTGGTCCGAGGAGTTCGCCCACGGCGTCTACTGGTTCACCGACCTCGAGTACTCCGTCTACTTCTTCACGACGGGGTTGCACGCGCTCCACGTGATCCTCGGCCTGTTGCTCGCGGGGTTCCTGCTCTAC
It includes:
- a CDS encoding cbb3-type cytochrome c oxidase subunit I, whose protein sequence is MTDLPPQTSIKRWFVTTNHKDVGILYLATGLFFLVFGGVLALLMRAHLWQTGGLGILEASEYNQSVTTHGLLMVFWFLSPFAFGFANYIVPLQIGAKDLAFPRLNALSYWFYLFSGLLIGISFFQQSAFAGGWTMYAPLNVPMFRTVTEATAGGNTTILGLTLFIMSVTIGTVNFLTTIHRSRAEGLGLWNLPLFTWSILLTVWMMLFAFAALLAALLLLSSDRIMLTQYFSTEQGSSLLWAHLFWFFGHPEVYIVFFPALGIMFETFQTFTGRRLVGRKWVIIAMVLVAVQSFLVWMHHMFLTTINLEIKTLFMATTIGISLPFDLMVFALIYTMVKGRVRFTTPFLFSLGALVLFILGGITGVFLGAVVLDYEFRGTYWVVAHFHYVMVSGATALFGGLYYWWPKISGKMYSEALGKLNFAVYFVGFNLLYFPMFLAWETPRRVFHYPGSTQPYHQLATVGAFIFGASFLIMFATFVHSWIRGPDAPDNPWQFSRTAEWATASPPPLENWPDRPSYTSGHLEFVDDTATDGGVDGATANGGAMAEDVHRTAVATDHADHASVWPFMIGVGMFVTFLGLSGLTPYVAEFAMARGLEVAQPGTAEIRYPLLTLAGVAVLGYALFEFGRERFRAPELAIAERWPFDGVGTTKLGVWFFLASDVVVFGAVIGAYVFLRIHIGWNEWGPVPPSTLAGLFNTYVLLTSSFTVVLALVMAERGNRSGLVASIGATLLLGLTFLGVKSWEWSEEFAHGVYWFTDLEYSVYFFTTGLHALHVILGLLLAGFLLYRIVAADAYLEDHRPVEFFGLYWHFVDIVWVFLFPLFYLM